A window of Gossypium raimondii isolate GPD5lz chromosome 7, ASM2569854v1, whole genome shotgun sequence genomic DNA:
gatcccgatgtggacgatgtacttgatgatattgacgatgaagatgtcAACAACGATGACGGCATTAACTCTTCTTCGGTCGGGGAGCAGACGCGGCGtattttgatacacaataatcctgggccacacatgtcgctcatagaccccgacgcagcgtatgtagctgagtttccggagtaccctgaaatagttcATTCTCACGGGTTGGCCGTAACATCTGATGATGAAgagttattcataggccagagattcaGGTGTAAAGCAGAGTGCATATATGCCATTAAACGGTACAACATGAAGATATCGGTGGATTATAAAGTCTCTGTCTCTACTCCGACAATATATGTTGAGGAGTGTTGGAAGGCAGCGGAAGGCTACAATTGGCGGGTACGAGCTGCATTCATTAGAAGTtctcagatgtgggagatacgaaaatttgttggtcctcatacatgcacatcaacacgtatgacagaagatcatggaaaacttgattcgaaaactatttgtacgtgtatcatgccaatggtgaaggacatgtcGACCATTAAAGTTTGATCGATTAAaaatgcaagcacgattccagtatcgagtctcatatcggaaggcatggatagctaaacagatggcgatGGAGCAACTGTATGAGGATTACGATTCATCGTATAATGAGCTTCAAGGTTGGATAACTACTATGCGGGAGTACGTACCGAGGATTGTGATTGAGTTGCAGACAAAGCTATATTACGGCTCGGATGACCAGTTACAGCCGGCAAAAaggattttccatcggatgttctaGACGTTCAATCCATGTGTGCGGGCATTTTCCCACTGCAAGCCACTTGTGCAGGTGGATGAGACCTGGctgtatggaaaatatacacaaatTCTACTTCAAGACGGTAACAGaaacgtgctcccgatagcatttgctattgtagataaagagaacatggaGTCTTGAGAATTTTTCCTCACAAAtctgcggaggtatgttatt
This region includes:
- the LOC128042469 gene encoding uncharacterized protein LOC128042469, with product MNAKFLVCVYFDGVILTTSVGCVFECRQQIAMRFNRNVSFDEMKVRINAKILRRCGRRISKIFYKFPVSTNPTKFVEMELVDDKDMETMVDLYCGNGNAPIHLFAELVGMEQNEDVNASDEEDGAEEPWMVAPISYIDTESTMGGIGIDLNITPDVDMVGGEEEGGGDHWDEEVDNDGDPDVDDVLDDIDDEDVNNDDGINSSSVGEQTRRILIHNNPGPHMSLIDPDAAYVAEFPEYPEIVHSHGLAVTSDDEELFIGQRFRCKAECIYAIKRYNMKISVDYKVSVSTPTIYVEECWKAAEGYNWRVRAAFIRSSQMWEIRKFVGPHTCTSTRMTEDHGKLDSKTICTCIMPMVKDMSTIKV